One Eubacterium sp. AB3007 genomic window, CACTACGATATTCTCAATGAACACCTTCAGAATGGAGGGGAAGGAACAGTCCCAGTACGGTGCGCCCACCAGGATCTCGTCCGCGGCCTTCACCCGTCGGGCCAGATCGAACATGGGGTCTTCCCAGGCTTCCTGCTCAATAAGATCATTACGATGCAGGATGGCTGCTTTGTCTAAGGGGGAGATGTGCACCTGCGACAGGTCGATCTCATCGATCACTGCCTCGTGATGTTTCTCCCGGAAGATCTCTAACCAAGCCTCACAAAGCTGTCTGGTACGAGATCGGTGTGTTGAAATACAGCTGTTGATAAATACTAACCGAATCTTCTCTTTCATATCACAAAATCTCCTTATTGCAATTATACACTAAGAGTGGTATAAAATACAATTGAAACATGTAATATTATGATAGAGGATTCAAAATGAAAATCGATATGCATTGTCACACCAGCGAAGGATCGATCGATTCCAAGGTGGGAATCCGCCGCTGGATCCAGCTGCTTCAGGAGCGGGGCTTTGACGGTATGCTAGTCACAGACCATGACTCCTACAGTGGCTATCGCTACTATCTGGACAGACGAAAATACATGCCCCGGGGCTTCACCGTCCTGATGGGGATCGAATACGATACCAAGGATGCCGGGCATTTCCTGGTGATCATGCCCAACCACGTACATCTGCGGCTTCTTCGTTTCCGCGGTATGTCCGTGGAGATGCTGATCCGGGTGATACACGCCTACGGTGGCGTGCTGGGACCGGCCCACCCCTTTGGTATGCGCTCCTCCAGCGCCATGTTCTTCAAGAAGATGCAGGAGAATCCGGATATCATGAAGGAATTTGACTTTCTGGAGGGGTTCAATACCTGCGAATTGTCAGAGGCCAACCTCCGTGCGCAGGAACTGGCGGAAGCCTATGATCTCCCCTGCACTGCAGGATCCGATGCCCACGACGCGGAGTACATCGGCATGGCCTTCACGGATTTTGACCGCCCTATCCGCAACAACAACGACCTGATCCGCGCCATCAAGGAAGGTGCTATCATCGCCTACGGAGGCACAGAGCGGGAATTCCTGAAGAAACACCGTAAGCGCTATTGGGCTGTGACCACTTACGCCTTCCGAGCCATGAACCGCTCTGTGGGCGTGTTGTTCCATCCATACCGGCAATACAAGATACAGAAAATGGACATCCCAGACTAAACTATACTATCATCACAGGAGGTAATGATGAGATTACAAAAAGAAATACACCAAGCCTATTGCAACCACATCCGCGAGCACATGGAAGAGAACCGCCAGGCCGGAATCGCCATTCGGGAACACC contains:
- a CDS encoding NAD(P)H-dependent oxidoreductase; the protein is MKEKIRLVFINSCISTHRSRTRQLCEAWLEIFREKHHEAVIDEIDLSQVHISPLDKAAILHRNDLIEQEAWEDPMFDLARRVKAADEILVGAPYWDCSFPSILKVFIENIVVTGLTFQETAFGYEGLCPAKRLTYITTAGGPIGDLDLGYDYLRGIGRMLGIEEFREYRVEGLDIQGADVQALMTAGLEDILKGER
- a CDS encoding PHP domain-containing protein, which produces MKIDMHCHTSEGSIDSKVGIRRWIQLLQERGFDGMLVTDHDSYSGYRYYLDRRKYMPRGFTVLMGIEYDTKDAGHFLVIMPNHVHLRLLRFRGMSVEMLIRVIHAYGGVLGPAHPFGMRSSSAMFFKKMQENPDIMKEFDFLEGFNTCELSEANLRAQELAEAYDLPCTAGSDAHDAEYIGMAFTDFDRPIRNNNDLIRAIKEGAIIAYGGTEREFLKKHRKRYWAVTTYAFRAMNRSVGVLFHPYRQYKIQKMDIPD